The following is a genomic window from Romeriopsis navalis LEGE 11480.
AATGTGTGCCAAATTTTGGCGACAGTTAACCAATATATCTAAGTCGGTTGAGAATGTCTAGTGGGATACAGAAAGTTTTTTGAGCCGGGATCGACGGCAAGCCATAACGCCCCTCCGACCACCAAAAATTCATGACCGCTTAGCATTTGCAAGCACAACGGCAAAGTGTCCAGTGCCGTGGGATATCAGTCAATTTAAGGCGGTGGAAAACCGGCATAACCAGAATCGAAACACACCAGCCTGCAATGTCAAAGTAGGGGGATTAACCCGAGAAGACGTATCAGGCTAGCGCAATACCAGGCTGACGTGCCATGAACCAGCAATGGGCGTCTTGCAGATGCGGGCTTTTGCACCCACCACCGGCAGGTCGATCGGCTAGCAGACCGACCAATCCAGCTTGCCTAGAAGTCAGATCACACCGCAACAGCGCACAAACTTAGCATTATTTCCTTGGGATCAACAATTCATTCGCGTCTGAGATCAGCGATGATGAACTAAAGTGTGTCTCTGATGTTTTTAGCTGTTTCTCTTCTATCGCCAAACGAGCCAAACAGACTCATGCCGCGCCTTGTTCCACCCCAATGCCTGATCCGCCCCTCTCAGATTCAGGATCTCAAACAACTAGCGCAGCTCGATCGTGCCTGGGAGGAGTCCCTCGCGCCAAATCACACGAAACATTGGCGCAACGCTGCTGCCATCGCTTTCGCGATATTCATCCTCAGCGTCAGCCTCAAAGACCTCAAACTACTCGGGCTGATTTTGCTGGGTTTCACGCCGCTCTACTTAATCTTCGGCTGGGTTTATTGGCTCAGTCAAAATCCCCTCGCCCAAGACTGGATCAACTATTGGGTGATTGAATGTAATGGCAAAATCATCGCTGCTGCCAAGTGGGAACATTACGAGTCTTACTCTGAGCTACAGCAACTTTACGTCCAACCCAAATGGCGGTTCAACCGTTTAGGTTCATCCCTGATCGAACGACTCATCAGCCAAACACCACAACCGATTTATGTGATTAGCGATCGCAACCACAGTCGCTACTTCGCGCGGTTTGGGTTTACACCGGTCGATTGGGATAATTTACCCAAGAATTTTCCAGTCCCAGACTTTGCCGTACCGGGCGTCGAACGATCAGCGGACAACCAAATCCCGATGGTGCTGAATCCCGCCCCCACCGTCCAACGTCGGTTAGAAGGCAGTTCAAATCGACCAGTGCAAGTTTGGAGTGGGATCCAAGCAAAGATCTACAATCGCCCCTACGAGGAATAGCGAACGCCAGCGTTCCGCCTGGGCCTAAAGCATTTACACTAGTAGAACGTGATTTAATTCGCGCACCATCCCTCAAGCATTTAGAGCAAGACGTTCCGACCTATGTTTTCTCTCATTACGACCGGCGGCAAGTTTATCAAAGATGTGGAAACCCACGGCGCGGTCGCGGTATATGCCCCCCTGGAAGGTGGCTATGAAGGTCGTTATCTGCGACGGATGCGTGCCAAAGGCTATGAAGCACTCAGTATTTCGGCACGGGGTTTAGGTGACTTGCAAGCCTATCTAATGGATGTGCATGGCGTGCGCCCACCGCACTTGGGCAAAAAGAGCAAGTCGAGTGATGCCTGTGTCGGCAGTGTGTATTACGTGCCCCCGATCGTTGGAACGCAGCTCGATAACCTATCGCCCCGGCGCAAGGGCTTAATCCTCTGGATTGTCGAAGGCTTCGTGCTGACCAATGAAGAACTGAACTACTTGAAGGATTTAGCCAAGTCTGAACCACGCTTGAAGATTGTGATCGAAATGGGGGGAGAACGGTATTTCCGTTGGCAGCCCTTGGTGCAGTCGATCGCGGCTTAAAGCCCACAACGGATTCAGGCTCAACACAATCGGGCGATTAGTCATTTTCCAGAACATCGGTAATTCTGGTTTCCGGTAGCGTGGCCGGCTTTCACGCGGATAAAACCCGATCGTAATATAACGCTTCCAATTTGCGGGTCTGGGTTGCCAGGTCAAAATTACGTCGAACATATTCTGGCCCTTGGTAACTCAAGCGATGCCACAGTTGCGGGTTTTGGAGCAAATCCAGGATATGCTGCGCTAGCCCTTGCCAATCACGTTCCGCCACCAAAAAACCCGTCTCACCATGTGCGACCGATTCGGGGATACCACCACTGGCGAAACTGACTACCGGCAACCCCATCGCCTGGGCCTCGGCAAAGACCATGCCAAACGTTTCCGCATCACCGCAATCTGCCGTCACACTTGGCACACAGAACACCTGTGCCCGAGCCATCCAAGACTGCACAACCGAGACTGGCTGCGCCCCCAGAAATTCATAATTTCCTAACGTCTGACTCGCCATATTTTCCAGCGACTCGCGCAGCCGTCCATCCCCAATCACCACCAACTTCACCTGAGGCAGAATTCGCTGCACATCAGCCATCGCCCGCAACAGATATTCGCACCCCTTTTTCTCCACTAAGCGCCCCGTAAACAACACAACTGGTTCACGTTGAATCGCCCGACTCGGTCGAAATTTCTGCGTGTCAATCCCAATATAATGACGCACCACTTTCTCTGCCGGAAATCCCTGTTTAATAAGTTCTTGGGTCAAAAAGTCCGACACGCCAATAAACAACCGCGCCATCTTCTTGAGCATTGGCTTGCGATGGCGATAAAGCCGTTGATAAGCCGACGATCGCCGAGTTCGATCTTGCGACAAAATCTCGTAGCCATGACACGTTACAACCAACGGTAAATTCAATCGCTTCGCCAACGGTAAAACGATTGCACCATCATCGGCAAAATGCGCATGAATCAGCTGCGGGCGAATCGATACCCGTGACGTCTGACCCAACAGCTTAAACCGGGTTTCACGGATTTTCCCCCGCACGGTCTGGTCAGGATTAAGGATGGTCGTACGATCGGGAGCCGTCGCAATCCCAGGCACCGATCGCAGACCAAGATAGTGTGGCTGAAAATGCTGAAGACTCTCAGCTTGATTTTGAATAAAGGTTTCCGAGAAAGGAAGCAACTTAAAACGAT
Proteins encoded in this region:
- a CDS encoding glycosyltransferase, producing the protein MASSPTALIYRFKLLPFSETFIQNQAESLQHFQPHYLGLRSVPGIATAPDRTTILNPDQTVRGKIRETRFKLLGQTSRVSIRPQLIHAHFADDGAIVLPLAKRLNLPLVVTCHGYEILSQDRTRRSSAYQRLYRHRKPMLKKMARLFIGVSDFLTQELIKQGFPAEKVVRHYIGIDTQKFRPSRAIQREPVVLFTGRLVEKKGCEYLLRAMADVQRILPQVKLVVIGDGRLRESLENMASQTLGNYEFLGAQPVSVVQSWMARAQVFCVPSVTADCGDAETFGMVFAEAQAMGLPVVSFASGGIPESVAHGETGFLVAERDWQGLAQHILDLLQNPQLWHRLSYQGPEYVRRNFDLATQTRKLEALYYDRVLSA
- a CDS encoding GNAT family N-acetyltransferase gives rise to the protein MPRLVPPQCLIRPSQIQDLKQLAQLDRAWEESLAPNHTKHWRNAAAIAFAIFILSVSLKDLKLLGLILLGFTPLYLIFGWVYWLSQNPLAQDWINYWVIECNGKIIAAAKWEHYESYSELQQLYVQPKWRFNRLGSSLIERLISQTPQPIYVISDRNHSRYFARFGFTPVDWDNLPKNFPVPDFAVPGVERSADNQIPMVLNPAPTVQRRLEGSSNRPVQVWSGIQAKIYNRPYEE
- the ndhN gene encoding NAD(P)H-quinone oxidoreductase subunit N → MFSLITTGGKFIKDVETHGAVAVYAPLEGGYEGRYLRRMRAKGYEALSISARGLGDLQAYLMDVHGVRPPHLGKKSKSSDACVGSVYYVPPIVGTQLDNLSPRRKGLILWIVEGFVLTNEELNYLKDLAKSEPRLKIVIEMGGERYFRWQPLVQSIAA